The Fictibacillus phosphorivorans genomic sequence ACCATTACCGTTAGGCAGCCGATGATCGTATTTTTTAATAGGTCATGATACGTTAAAGAGTGAGGAACTTTTACCTCGGTACCCGTTGGGGTGCCATCCTCACTGACGATATCGTAATTCGTATAAGAAAACACGTAATCGTTCTTTTCCATAAAACTTAATTGTTTTTCTAGCTTTTCAGGCTTCCAATAATCATCACTGTCTAAAAAAGCTATGTATTTTCCATTAGCATTTTCAATGGCCGTATTTCTTGCTACTGCCGCTCCTGAATTGGTCTCCAGCTGAATGAGCTTCACCCTAGGATCCTCTGAAGAAATTTGTTTGATGATCTCTACTGTACTGTCTTTCGAACAATCATCAACAATAAGCATCTCCCAGTTTTGATGGGTCTGAGATTGTACGGAAGCTATTGTATGTTGAATAAATTTTTCTGCATTATATGATGGAGTGATTACACTCACTAATATTTCATCCAATTTCCTTACACCTCAATTTTAATACTTTTATGGATATAAAGCATACTTATTATACCCCTCTACTCCAAAGGTTACAAACAATCAAAAAAAGAGCGCTCCGAAGAGCAACTCTTATTTTAACGCAAGTACGCATATTCGATAAGTGCATCCGCTAATGCGCGAGATACTTTATCTTTGAAAGCAGTGGTATTAGCTAACTTTTCTTCTGCTGGATTGCTGACAAATGCAATTTCAACAAGTGCAGCTGGCATTTTTGTGTTTTTAATAACATAGAAATTACTTTCTTTTAGCCCTCTGTCTCTTAGTCCTGTAGCTGCAATCAGATGTTTATGAATGATTTTTCCAAATGTAGGATCTGAGTTGTAATAGATATACGTTTCAGTGCCATGAGCATCTTTGCTTGTGCTCGAATTGTAATGAATGGACATAAACATGTCTGCATTCTGACTGTTTGCAAAAGCTACTCTGTCACTTAATGTGACGTATTTATCAGTCTCTCTTGTAGTTAATCCAACAAAGTCTGTTTGTTCGTTAAGCATCTTTACAACACGCTGTGAAATGTCTAATGTCAAATCCGCTTCATGTGTTTTGTTGCTTCCTATCGCTCCAGGATCACTTCCGCCATGTCCTGCATCGATCACAACTTTTGTGATCTTTGTTACAGTTACATCTTTGAATTTATAATCGTCATAAGCAGCATTTGAATAACGATCCTTCACATGCACTACCATTCGATATTTTCCTTTGTATTTAGGAACCCAGTTATAAGTGCTTATCATGCTATAATCACTTAAAATGGTCCATTTCCCTGTTGTTTCGTCTCTAACTGTGAACTTGTAAAGAGCACCGTTAGAAGAGGAAGCTGCAGCTGTTACTGGATATGTTTTATCCGAATAAAACGCTGTAGCATTCATTGCAAAGGTTGTTAACTTAGCTTTGGGAGCTTCTGAAACGGTTAAGACTTTTTCATAATAATCGTCATATGCTTTTGGACTATACTGGTCCTTCGCATACACCTTGATCAGATAAGTCCCTTTTTTACTCGGTGTCCAATTGATTTGTGTTTTCGAATCATAATTTTGTAGAACTGTTTCTACTCCTGTCGCTTGGTCCTTCACAACCGTTTTAAATTGCCCTGTGATGGAACTCTTTGCCACATGAGTAATTTTAGTGGTTTGATTTGTATAATAAAACGCTCTATCTGT encodes the following:
- a CDS encoding glycosyltransferase family 2 protein, which produces MDEILVSVITPSYNAEKFIQHTIASVQSQTHQNWEMLIVDDCSKDSTVEIIKQISSEDPRVKLIQLETNSGAAVARNTAIENANGKYIAFLDSDDYWKPEKLEKQLSFMEKNDYVFSYTNYDIVSEDGTPTGTEVKVPHSLTYHDLLKNTIIGCLTVMVNIEKIGKYKMPNIRTRQDFALWLSILKDGYTAYGLQVPLSCYRKVEGSISSNKVKAAKKTWAVYRNIEKLSLPYSAWCFVNYAYNAVKKSR